The sequence CCGGACCGTGCGATGCTCGGGTTGGCACGGAGGCGGACCGATATCGAGTGGTGGGAAGGCAAGGCGGCGGCGATGCCATGGTCGAACGAGTTCGACCTCGCCGTGATGACCGGCCACGCCTTCCAGTGTCTGGTCGACGATGACGACTTGCGCGCCTCGCTGGCGGCGATCCGCCGCGCGCTGGTCGAAGGCGGACGCTTCGCGTTCGAGACCCGGAACCCGCTGGTCCGCGAGTGGGAAACCTGGACGTCGGACCATCCAATCGATGTCGTCGATCCGGCGGGCCGGCCGCTCCGCGTCTCCTATAGGGTGGAGGCGGTTGTTGGCGACGTGGTCACGCTCGTTGAGATTACCAGCGAGCGGGACGGCACCGTGCTGCGAGAGGACCGCGCAGACCTGCGCTTCCTCGACGCCGACACCCTGGCCGCGTTCCTCACCGAGGCAGGATTCCGGATCGAGGCCCAGTACGGCGACTGGTCCCGCGCGCCGTTCACCGAGACGAGCCGGGAGATCATCACCATCGCCCGGGTCTAGGGGGTGTGGCGGCCGGCACGTGGCCGCCACAACGTGTGCGATCGAGAGCGGTGGTTAGTTGCCCGCGTCGCCCGACTCGGCGATCGCCCCCTTGGGCTTCACCATCATGACCGGCGTCTTGCCCAGCTTCAGCACCCGCTCGGCCACGCTGCCGAAGACAAGCCGGCTGAAGCCGCTGCGGCCGTGCGTCGCCATCACGACCAGATCGATGTCCTCCTCCTGCTCATAGGCTAGGAGCTGTTCGGCCGCGATCCCCTCCAGCGTCTGGGTACGCACGCGCAGCCCCTCGCCCTGGAGCCGCTCGCCCACCTTGGCCAGATATGCGTTGGCGTCGGCGATGAGCTGGGCGACGACCTCGTTCAGGGATTCGACGGCGGGCGGGGTCTGGGCCGGCGGCGTCAGCATCGCGTAGATCTGGGTCGTCTCGGCCACACGCACCAGCGACAGCTCCGCGTCGAACGCGCGCGCGATCTGCACGGCGTAGGAGAGCGCGGCCTCCGCGTAGGCGGAGCCGTCAAGGGGCACCATGATCCGGCGGAAAGTGCCGCCCTCGGGCTGTGCCATCCCGGAGCGGATCAGGAGCACCGGAACGCCGGCCCCACGCACCACCCGCTCGGCCACGCTGCCGTAGATCCAGCGGCCGATCCCGCTGCGGCCGCGCGTGGTCATGACGATGACCGGGTCGATCATCTCCTCGGCGCCGTCGACGATCTGCTCGGCCGCGTCGCCGATGCGGATCGAGATCTGCACGCGGTCGCCATAGCTACGGGCCTTGCCGCGCAGGTAGGTGCGCGCCTCCTCCTCCGCCGACGCGGGCTCGTCGGGCGCGATGACACGCATCAAGTGGAGCGGGGCACCGGAGCGCTCGGCGATAGCCGCTGCGAAGGGCAGCGCTTCTTCCGCTAACTCCGACCCATCCAGTGGGACGATCACCGTTCCGATCATCGCGTATGCTCCTATCCTGTGCCCGAGCGGCGTACTCCTCTCGCAGCGGCACGCCGCGTGCCCAGACGGGACGACTGTCTCTCAGTCTAGAACAGGCACCATGGCAAAGGAACCACCGAAGTGGGGCACCGCGTGACAGACCCGTTGCAGCGACCGGCTCCGGGGCGCGGTATCATGCGCAGCACGGAGATCCGGTCGTGGGAACCCGCGGAGAACGGGGGGAGATCGAATGGGCGAGCCGAACGTGCGAGTCGACGCCGCGGTGCTGCAGCAGTTCACGGCCGATGTGCTGGTCGGATTCGGGCTGAGCCGTGACGAGGCGGCCATCACCGCCGAGGTGCTGATCGCGTCCGACATCCGCGGCATCGACTCGCATGGCGTCCCCCGCCTCGGCTACTACGCCGAGCGGCTGCGGAAGGGTTTGATCAACCTCACGCCGAACTTCCGGGTCATCACCGAGACCCCGGCCACCATCGCCTTCGACGCCGACAACGGCATGGGCCACCCGGCCGCCTACCGCGCCATGCGCCGCTGCATCGAGAAGGCGCGCGAGACCGGCCTCTGCATGGCCACGGTACGCCACAGCAACCACTTCGGCATCGCCGGGTACTACGCCATGATGGCGCTGGAGGAGGGGCTGTGCGGCGTGGCGATGACCAACGCCACCCCGCTCGTGATCCCCACCTTCGCCCGCGAGCCGTACCTGAGCACGGCGCCGATCGCGGTGGCCATCCCCGCCGGTCGTGAGCGGCCGATCGTCGTCGACCTGGCGACCAGCACCGTCGCCTGGGGCAAGATCGAGATCGCCCGGCGAGAGGAGAAGCCGATCCCGTGGGGCTGGGCCCTCGACGCCGAGGGGAACATCACCACCGACCCCTTCGCGGCCGTGGCGCTGACCCCGCTCGGCGCCACGCGGGAGCTGGGCAGCCACAAGGGGTACGCGCTGGCCCTCGTAGTCGAGGTGCTTTGCGGGCAACTGGCCGGCGCGGCCTGGAGCCGCTACGTCGCCGGGTCGCGCACCGTGCCGCCCCGGCCGGCGAACATCGGCCACGCCTTCATGGCCTGGCGCATCGACGCCTTCCGCCCGGAGGAGGAGTTCCTGGCCGAGATCGACCAGATGCTGGCCGAGTTGCGCGCGGCCGAGCCGGTCGAGGGCCAGCCACGCGTCTACGTCCCCGGCGACCCGGAGGACCTGGCCGAGGCCGACCGCCGCGCCAACGGCATCCCGGTGCACCCAAAGGTGCTGGCCGAGCTGCGCGCCCTCGGCGACGAGGTC is a genomic window of Sphaerobacter thermophilus DSM 20745 containing:
- a CDS encoding class I SAM-dependent methyltransferase, with the translated sequence MRYSDEETAALYNVLNPWGPSDEFYLGLVMEARAVLDVGCGTGTLLHQARDAGHTGRLCGVDPDRAMLGLARRRTDIEWWEGKAAAMPWSNEFDLAVMTGHAFQCLVDDDDLRASLAAIRRALVEGGRFAFETRNPLVREWETWTSDHPIDVVDPAGRPLRVSYRVEAVVGDVVTLVEITSERDGTVLREDRADLRFLDADTLAAFLTEAGFRIEAQYGDWSRAPFTETSREIITIARV
- a CDS encoding universal stress protein; amino-acid sequence: MIGTVIVPLDGSELAEEALPFAAAIAERSGAPLHLMRVIAPDEPASAEEEARTYLRGKARSYGDRVQISIRIGDAAEQIVDGAEEMIDPVIVMTTRGRSGIGRWIYGSVAERVVRGAGVPVLLIRSGMAQPEGGTFRRIMVPLDGSAYAEAALSYAVQIARAFDAELSLVRVAETTQIYAMLTPPAQTPPAVESLNEVVAQLIADANAYLAKVGERLQGEGLRVRTQTLEGIAAEQLLAYEQEEDIDLVVMATHGRSGFSRLVFGSVAERVLKLGKTPVMMVKPKGAIAESGDAGN
- a CDS encoding Ldh family oxidoreductase — encoded protein: MGEPNVRVDAAVLQQFTADVLVGFGLSRDEAAITAEVLIASDIRGIDSHGVPRLGYYAERLRKGLINLTPNFRVITETPATIAFDADNGMGHPAAYRAMRRCIEKARETGLCMATVRHSNHFGIAGYYAMMALEEGLCGVAMTNATPLVIPTFAREPYLSTAPIAVAIPAGRERPIVVDLATSTVAWGKIEIARREEKPIPWGWALDAEGNITTDPFAAVALTPLGATRELGSHKGYALALVVEVLCGQLAGAAWSRYVAGSRTVPPRPANIGHAFMAWRIDAFRPEEEFLAEIDQMLAELRAAEPVEGQPRVYVPGDPEDLAEADRRANGIPVHPKVLAELRALGDEVGVPAPF